Proteins encoded in a region of the Chryseobacterium piperi genome:
- the ybeY gene encoding rRNA maturation RNase YbeY — protein sequence MIQFFYENLPESVNTEYTKWLEDLILSEGKKLGEINYIFCDDEYLLKINQEYLQHDYYTDIITFDYVKGKTISAEIFVSLQRISDNASTLSKNYEEELRRVLAHGILHLCGYKDKTEDEEEEMRNKEDFYLAKYKN from the coding sequence ATGATACAGTTCTTTTACGAAAACCTACCGGAATCTGTGAATACAGAATACACGAAATGGCTGGAAGATCTTATTCTTTCAGAAGGAAAAAAATTAGGTGAAATCAATTATATATTCTGTGATGATGAATATTTATTAAAAATAAATCAGGAATATTTACAGCATGATTACTACACAGACATTATCACTTTCGATTATGTTAAAGGCAAAACAATAAGCGCAGAGATTTTCGTATCTTTGCAGCGCATTTCTGATAACGCTTCTACCCTATCCAAAAATTATGAAGAAGAACTCAGAAGAGTTCTGGCCCATGGTATTCTCCACCTTTGTGGATACAAGGATAAAACAGAAGATGAAGAAGAAGAAATGCGGAATAAAGAAGACTTTTATCTTGCGAAATATAAAAACTGA